From Xylocopilactobacillus apis, a single genomic window includes:
- a CDS encoding VIT1/CCC1 transporter family protein, translating into MLNILKSEKRRKTHFWDHLNVLRASILGANDGIISVSGIVLGAAGANLDPKTLFISGISGMLAGACSMAGGEWMSVSTQHDLQLKEMERQQTAEECEDCPIKLQQNDLLMPFHAAATSFVSFILGSLIPLAAITLSPKPYRVLITAIAMGISLLLNAIVSTWGTEVPMWKTILRNLLIGFLTIFITYVLGVVLS; encoded by the coding sequence ATGTTAAACATTTTAAAGTCAGAGAAAAGAAGGAAAACTCACTTTTGGGATCACTTAAACGTCTTAAGAGCAAGTATTTTAGGTGCAAATGATGGCATTATCTCAGTGTCCGGAATTGTTTTAGGAGCTGCCGGAGCTAATTTAGACCCTAAAACACTTTTTATTAGCGGTATTTCTGGCATGTTGGCAGGCGCTTGTTCGATGGCTGGTGGAGAGTGGATGTCAGTTAGTACCCAGCATGACTTACAACTTAAAGAAATGGAACGACAGCAGACCGCTGAAGAATGTGAAGACTGTCCGATTAAACTACAGCAAAACGATCTATTAATGCCTTTTCATGCAGCTGCTACATCATTTGTTTCTTTTATTTTAGGTTCCCTTATCCCGCTTGCGGCAATTACCTTATCCCCAAAACCTTATCGGGTGTTGATTACTGCAATTGCCATGGGAATATCATTATTGCTAAACGCGATTGTCAGCACTTGGGGTACAGAAGTTCCAATGTGGAAAACAATTCTACGAAATCTTTTGATCGGATTTTTAACAATTTTTATTACCTATGTTTTGGGAGTAGTTTTGTCGTAG
- a CDS encoding carboxymuconolactone decarboxylase family protein — MERLTIGKETLKKVDGKAGDAVIKSLEEIAPDVGKYIFEFAFGDIYNRSGLNLKQREMITITALLIQGDTSSQLNVHINGALNVGLTKNEIVETFIQCIPYIGFPRVLNAINIAKEIFKKN; from the coding sequence ATGGAACGATTAACAATTGGAAAAGAAACACTAAAGAAAGTTGACGGCAAGGCAGGAGATGCAGTAATTAAATCCTTGGAAGAAATTGCGCCGGATGTCGGGAAATATATTTTCGAATTTGCTTTTGGAGATATTTATAATCGTTCGGGTTTAAATTTAAAGCAGCGGGAAATGATTACCATTACTGCACTTTTAATTCAAGGGGACACATCGTCACAATTAAATGTTCATATTAATGGAGCTTTGAATGTTGGTTTAACGAAAAATGAAATAGTTGAAACTTTTATTCAATGTATTCCTTATATTGGTTTTCCACGGGTGTTAAACGCAATAAATATCGCGAAAGAAATTTTTAAAAAAAATTAG
- a CDS encoding metal-sulfur cluster assembly factor — MKNREIDEQLEDQVLAALKKVIDPELGVDLVSLGLIYNISCHESQCIIDMTLTTVGCPLTEWLNKDINEAVTAVEGIDTCKINLVWEPAWSIDRISRSARYLLGI, encoded by the coding sequence ATGAAGAATCGTGAAATAGATGAACAACTCGAAGATCAAGTTTTAGCTGCTTTAAAAAAAGTAATTGATCCTGAATTGGGAGTTGATCTTGTTAGTTTGGGATTAATTTATAATATCAGCTGTCACGAATCACAATGCATAATCGATATGACATTGACTACCGTAGGATGCCCTTTAACTGAATGGCTGAATAAAGATATTAACGAAGCGGTAACTGCTGTTGAGGGAATTGACACTTGTAAAATCAATTTAGTCTGGGAACCAGCATGGAGTATCGATCGAATTAGCCGAAGTGCACGCTACCTTTTAGGAATTTAA
- a CDS encoding MDR family MFS transporter, with translation MNSKKNNLIFSTLLCGAIVTSLLQTALTTALPNIMKELQLTAATAQWLTSAFSLTMAVMIPATAFLIKRFSTRQIFISAMTFFTVGTLISWLAKNFGILLIGRIFQALGSGIILPLTQVAVMTMYPVEKQGTIMGVFGLATGAAPVIAPTLTGIAIDLWNWRSIFLISLILAASTLILSLFTIKNVTPTEKIKFDLWSMILCTVGLSGILIGLSNLTSDNFAKAVIPLIIGIISLIIFSKRQLNLKSPFLELKTLKTKNFRVAVIISILLYAVMMGGSTVYPILIQSVMKKSAMISALVMLPGSLAMALINPFTGRFFDRFGINKLVIGGSILMFISCLGVSFVSSFTPIGLLIVFYLMRLLAIGCIMMPIVTWGMQNLPSEQVAHGTALLTALRTVSGAFGTAISMEIMTEISAPKPVNYAGVRVAFVTITIIALIQLIISLINFRTIKREPYENTKEK, from the coding sequence ATGAATTCAAAAAAGAATAATTTGATTTTTAGTACCCTGCTTTGTGGAGCAATTGTTACTTCTTTACTTCAAACCGCCCTTACTACGGCACTTCCAAATATTATGAAAGAACTCCAGCTAACTGCCGCTACTGCTCAGTGGCTGACCAGTGCTTTTAGTTTAACTATGGCCGTCATGATCCCCGCAACAGCATTTTTAATCAAGCGATTTTCAACTCGTCAGATCTTCATTTCTGCAATGACATTTTTTACAGTTGGGACTTTGATCAGCTGGCTTGCTAAAAACTTCGGTATTCTATTAATAGGAAGAATTTTTCAAGCACTTGGCAGTGGAATTATTCTACCTTTAACCCAAGTTGCTGTTATGACGATGTATCCTGTAGAAAAGCAAGGCACAATCATGGGAGTTTTTGGCTTAGCAACCGGGGCGGCCCCAGTTATTGCTCCGACACTGACTGGTATTGCCATTGATTTATGGAATTGGCGCAGTATTTTTTTGATCAGTCTAATTCTTGCTGCCTCAACTCTAATTCTCTCACTTTTTACAATTAAAAATGTTACCCCAACTGAAAAAATCAAATTCGATCTTTGGTCAATGATTCTATGTACTGTTGGATTAAGTGGCATTTTAATCGGATTAAGCAATTTAACGTCTGATAATTTTGCTAAGGCAGTCATTCCACTAATCATCGGGATCATTAGTCTTATAATATTTTCAAAAAGACAGTTAAATCTTAAATCTCCATTTCTTGAACTTAAAACGTTAAAAACTAAAAACTTTCGAGTAGCGGTTATTATTAGTATCTTGCTGTACGCTGTCATGATGGGAGGATCAACAGTTTATCCAATTTTGATTCAAAGTGTGATGAAGAAATCAGCGATGATCTCTGCATTAGTAATGCTTCCTGGATCTCTCGCGATGGCGCTTATTAACCCTTTTACTGGTCGTTTTTTTGATCGTTTTGGAATTAACAAATTAGTGATTGGCGGCAGTATCTTAATGTTCATCAGCTGTCTCGGAGTTTCATTTGTCAGTTCTTTTACTCCAATTGGACTTTTAATAGTTTTCTATTTGATGCGTTTATTAGCAATTGGGTGTATTATGATGCCAATTGTAACTTGGGGAATGCAGAATCTTCCTAGTGAACAAGTGGCTCACGGAACTGCGCTTTTAACCGCTCTAAGAACTGTTAGCGGTGCTTTTGGAACAGCAATTTCAATGGAAATTATGACTGAGATCTCAGCACCTAAACCTGTTAATTATGCTGGCGTTCGAGTTGCATTTGTTACGATCACGATAATCGCTTTAATTCAGTTAATTATTTCCCTTATTAATTTTCGAACTATTAAAAGAGAACCTTATGAAAACACAAAAGAAAAGTAA
- a CDS encoding TetR-like C-terminal domain-containing protein codes for MKTQKKSKEGRKKIQSAVIDLLKDHEFSELKVTAICQKAKINRSTFYDNYLDIFDLADQLREYLTQQFIELQKDIHEPNFLKLLENIKQNQDQYRIFFKMQLHVGLAEQIDDNFNQQNKYEKIFFRAGVEAVISNWLINNCQESPAEIAKIIEEYKK; via the coding sequence ATGAAAACACAAAAGAAAAGTAAAGAAGGTCGCAAAAAAATTCAATCAGCCGTGATTGATCTTTTAAAAGATCATGAATTTAGCGAACTAAAAGTTACTGCTATCTGCCAAAAAGCAAAGATTAACCGCTCGACTTTTTACGATAATTACCTTGATATATTCGATCTTGCAGATCAACTGAGGGAATACTTGACTCAACAATTTATTGAACTGCAAAAAGATATTCATGAACCCAATTTTTTAAAACTATTGGAAAATATTAAGCAAAATCAAGATCAATATCGAATTTTCTTTAAAATGCAGCTTCATGTTGGGCTTGCTGAACAAATTGATGATAATTTTAATCAACAAAACAAATACGAAAAAATCTTTTTTCGCGCAGGAGTTGAAGCAGTAATTTCAAACTGGCTAATTAATAACTGTCAAGAATCACCAGCAGAAATTGCGAAAATCATTGAAGAATATAAGAAATAA
- a CDS encoding BspA family leucine-rich repeat surface protein, translated as MNFNSENGRRRFNIILFWQVLILVALILTFLGKQFLAFNSKAEDTLSITKLSQVSTDLNQPLAGKDAFSLALAENSKVTASSNAVKLNRNTYQFNAVNNEISGEVTYSNAGITASGKLIDAVLTVTAQNASKVTVAPIGSITLTGRNAKAQMKLQFLLHGTKTPIAIDGHFTIDQLKPNEEIGLKLNQLKQIYSRGDSLVQTNSDQSYTNFKVNTVSEHNRFTAVYENQAELDYTLQNIGAEAGQLNLSSSSVVEIEMPQARMTGIDETVDPAESSEETKTDQFQGKLTETKAAPNKVRPLYLLQQNIPSKSAGYLGWNQIDDELDPVWSVEPKDIVITNELQEDVTNNFQVMIKGHHLTIDAAAEALKSSDFYGHTYSVLIKGKVNPQQGLQSDKDDLKLGKPNTAKITLKTADGVVTQKTNAAVNQVKVALPKVELDQSSIYSGMKTFSGKISHPETTKFYLSYKDNAGKPHDNEPLKITTKPNLTANALTARSGDTKEKWQAAMPENLNAKAAPVKLTAKSVDGMKKDFWLRDGTWWDYDYSSRTLTIHPHELNWDTDKVTYRDENNQLVTGWPWESYNGRRGSYINKVVLEPGVTAKGSLYRLFNFADNYRGVEIVGLAQLDTSQVTDMNSMFSGRFSSLDVSHFDTSNVTDMSGMFSGCYALTSLDLTHFDTSNVTDMSQMFKGSGLTSLDLSHFDTSQVTDMSEMFSGCLIPILNVTPLVTSNVTNMRGMFDQCRQVKSLDVTHFDTRKVTDMSGMFSYCKALTSLDVTHFDTSQVIDMGFMFANCMSLPSLDVTHFDTSKVTTMGSMFYGCSSLPALDVTHFDTSQVTDMSQMFYGCALPTIDVTHFDTSKVTTMGSMFYGCALLTIDVTHFDTSQVTDMSQMFAGCSKLTQLDLNNWDTSQVINMSAMFYNCNKLASIDFDRWNTSHVTNMTSMFLSCPILTSIDVSNWDTSHVTKMGSMFQGCVALPTVDTSRWDTSQVTQMAYMFYNCKLLNNLNTSNWNTGSVQTMNNMFEGCEILPTIDTSNWNTSSVTNMFRMFYGCTALNHLDVSSWDTGNVTDMSYLFYGCGNLPELAVTNWNLSKVQTLQYSFYGCGKLATLDVSHWGASQVTNMSYTFCSCIALTDLNFTNFDVSHVTDMSYAFYNCIGLTNLNVSNFQTNSLQNMKWIFYGCRSIPSLDVSNWYTGRVTDMNGVFSGCNSLTNLDVTKWITGMVKDMGSMFRGCSSLTSLDVTKLNTANVIKMDSMFSYCSSLTDLDVSHLNTTTTKTFAYMFQNCSSLQKLDLSAWDTSSLGQYYDTYGRGTIVSMFQNCTSLTSLNLNNFDTSKLGPSIYPGSFTMDHLFDNTPKLWKLTLGPKTKIYPKAKSGWQTFDPYFVNPTPGSQIVDLADPTGEYYCKDAKWQELGTSTNDHEPNGAVKTADDIIADSQLPHTDTRTYVWYQVGKLGFTAPTEIDLGTRKPPVNHEKYESEPQSIDVTDSRNLRTNKQWQVTVEATDLVKSDDSTKKIDGNPLYIKDSAGEHQITSTAAELYSGTSTGVGYQDEWNKPWNLVFKSSPMAIPATGTYKGTVTFTLVETTP; from the coding sequence ATGAATTTTAATTCAGAAAATGGGAGACGACGTTTTAATATTATCTTGTTTTGGCAGGTTTTGATCCTGGTTGCCTTAATCTTGACCTTCCTCGGTAAACAATTTCTGGCTTTTAATTCAAAAGCTGAAGATACTTTATCGATTACCAAACTTTCTCAAGTAAGCACCGATTTAAATCAACCTCTGGCTGGTAAGGATGCTTTCTCTTTAGCTTTGGCAGAAAACTCAAAAGTTACTGCCAGTTCTAATGCAGTTAAGCTTAACCGTAATACCTATCAGTTTAATGCAGTTAACAATGAAATCTCAGGTGAAGTTACTTATTCTAACGCCGGGATTACTGCAAGCGGTAAGCTGATTGATGCAGTATTAACCGTAACTGCCCAAAATGCATCAAAAGTAACGGTGGCGCCAATCGGCAGCATTACCCTCACTGGAAGGAACGCTAAAGCTCAGATGAAGCTGCAGTTCTTGCTGCATGGGACAAAGACCCCGATAGCAATAGATGGTCATTTTACAATTGACCAGTTAAAGCCAAATGAAGAAATAGGACTGAAGCTTAATCAGCTTAAGCAGATCTACAGTCGGGGAGATTCTTTAGTTCAGACTAATTCTGATCAAAGTTATACTAATTTCAAGGTTAATACTGTTAGTGAACATAATCGCTTTACGGCAGTCTATGAGAATCAGGCAGAACTTGACTACACCTTACAGAATATCGGAGCAGAAGCAGGACAGCTTAATTTAAGCAGCAGTTCAGTAGTTGAGATTGAGATGCCTCAGGCGAGGATGACGGGGATTGATGAAACTGTTGATCCAGCAGAGAGTTCAGAAGAAACGAAGACTGATCAATTTCAAGGAAAACTAACAGAAACCAAAGCAGCACCTAATAAAGTACGTCCTTTATATCTGCTGCAGCAGAATATTCCAAGTAAGTCAGCTGGGTATTTAGGTTGGAATCAGATTGATGATGAACTAGATCCAGTCTGGTCAGTCGAACCGAAAGACATTGTGATTACCAATGAACTGCAGGAAGATGTTACCAACAATTTTCAAGTAATGATTAAGGGTCATCATTTAACAATTGATGCTGCAGCAGAAGCATTAAAGAGTTCAGACTTTTATGGTCATACGTATTCAGTTTTAATTAAAGGTAAGGTAAATCCTCAACAGGGCCTGCAGAGTGATAAAGACGATTTAAAGTTAGGGAAACCCAATACCGCTAAAATCACTTTAAAAACAGCAGACGGGGTTGTGACGCAGAAGACTAATGCAGCGGTCAATCAAGTAAAAGTTGCCTTACCTAAGGTTGAACTGGACCAGAGCTCAATTTATAGCGGGATGAAAACTTTTAGCGGTAAGATCAGTCACCCAGAGACAACGAAGTTTTACTTAAGCTATAAAGATAACGCGGGAAAGCCCCATGATAACGAACCATTAAAGATTACCACCAAACCTAATTTGACAGCTAATGCACTTACAGCCAGAAGTGGAGATACTAAAGAGAAGTGGCAGGCAGCAATGCCTGAGAACCTGAACGCCAAAGCAGCACCGGTGAAGCTGACGGCGAAGAGTGTTGACGGGATGAAGAAAGACTTTTGGCTGCGGGACGGCACTTGGTGGGATTATGATTATAGTAGTCGCACGTTAACAATTCACCCGCATGAGCTGAATTGGGATACGGATAAGGTAACTTATCGTGATGAAAATAATCAGTTAGTAACCGGCTGGCCTTGGGAATCCTATAATGGAAGAAGGGGCTCGTATATAAACAAAGTAGTTCTTGAACCGGGAGTAACCGCAAAAGGATCTTTATACAGATTGTTTAATTTTGCAGATAACTATAGGGGGGTAGAAATAGTTGGTTTGGCACAACTTGATACCAGTCAGGTGACTGATATGAATTCAATGTTTAGTGGTAGATTCAGCAGTCTAGATGTCAGCCACTTTGATACCAGTAATGTTACTGATATGAGCGGAATGTTTTCGGGATGTTATGCTTTGACTAGTTTAGATTTAACCCACTTTGATACCAGTAATGTTACTGATATGAGTCAGATGTTTAAGGGTAGTGGATTAACATCTTTAGATTTAAGCCACTTTGATACGAGTCAAGTGACCGATATGAGCGAAATGTTTTCTGGATGTTTAATTCCAATTCTCAATGTCACGCCGCTTGTGACAAGCAATGTCACGAATATGAGAGGAATGTTTGATCAATGCAGACAAGTGAAGAGTTTAGATGTCACTCATTTTGACACCAGGAAAGTCACAGATATGAGCGGTATGTTTAGTTACTGTAAGGCTCTGACCAGTTTGGATGTGACTCATTTTGATACTAGTCAGGTGATAGATATGGGTTTTATGTTTGCGAACTGCATGTCTTTACCATCACTTGATGTTACTCATTTTGACACCAGCAAAGTGACAACTATGGGTTCGATGTTTTACGGCTGCTCTTCTTTACCAGCACTTGATGTGACTCATTTTGATACGAGTCAAGTTACCGATATGAGTCAGATGTTTTATGGCTGCGCTTTACCGACCATCGATGTTACTCATTTTGACACCAGCAAAGTGACAACTATGGGTTCGATGTTTTATGGCTGCGCTTTACTGACCATCGATGTGACTCATTTTGATACGAGTCAAGTTACCGATATGAGTCAGATGTTTGCAGGGTGCAGTAAATTAACTCAACTTGATCTCAACAACTGGGATACGAGCCAAGTTATTAATATGAGTGCGATGTTTTATAATTGTAATAAATTAGCTTCCATTGATTTTGATCGTTGGAATACGAGCCATGTTACCAATATGACCAGTATGTTTTTGTCATGTCCGATATTAACCTCAATTGATGTTAGCAATTGGGATACGAGTCATGTTACAAAAATGGGCTCAATGTTTCAAGGTTGTGTGGCTCTGCCAACGGTTGATACTAGTAGATGGGATACGAGTCAGGTTACTCAAATGGCTTATATGTTTTATAATTGTAAATTACTTAATAACCTTAATACTAGTAATTGGAATACGGGAAGTGTTCAGACAATGAACAATATGTTTGAAGGCTGTGAAATTTTACCAACTATAGACACTAGTAACTGGAATACATCTAGTGTTACTAACATGTTTCGGATGTTTTATGGTTGTACTGCTTTAAATCATTTAGATGTTAGCAGCTGGGATACAGGTAATGTTACTGACATGAGTTACCTATTTTATGGATGTGGAAATTTACCTGAATTGGCAGTGACAAATTGGAATTTAAGTAAAGTTCAAACCCTTCAGTATTCATTTTATGGCTGTGGTAAATTAGCTACTCTAGATGTAAGTCATTGGGGTGCGAGTCAGGTTACTAATATGAGTTATACATTTTGTAGTTGTATAGCTTTAACTGATTTAAATTTTACTAATTTTGATGTAAGCCACGTTACTGACATGAGTTATGCTTTCTACAATTGTATTGGATTAACCAATTTAAATGTAAGCAATTTTCAGACCAACAGTTTGCAGAATATGAAATGGATTTTTTATGGATGTAGATCTATTCCGAGTTTGGATGTTAGTAATTGGTATACAGGAAGAGTAACTGACATGAATGGAGTATTTTCAGGTTGTAATTCGCTTACTAATCTAGATGTTACTAAATGGATAACTGGGATGGTTAAGGATATGGGATCCATGTTTAGAGGCTGCTCTTCTTTAACGAGTTTAGATGTGACAAAACTAAATACAGCTAATGTAATAAAAATGGATTCGATGTTTTCTTATTGTTCTTCTTTGACTGATTTAGACGTTAGTCATTTAAATACAACTACAACAAAAACTTTTGCATATATGTTTCAAAACTGCAGTTCATTACAAAAACTAGATTTAAGTGCCTGGGATACCAGTAGTCTTGGACAATACTATGATACTTATGGTAGAGGAACTATTGTTAGTATGTTTCAAAATTGTACCTCGCTAACCAGTCTTAATTTGAATAATTTTGATACCTCTAAATTAGGTCCTAGTATCTATCCAGGTTCATTTACTATGGATCATCTGTTTGATAATACCCCCAAGCTTTGGAAATTAACTTTAGGACCGAAGACTAAAATTTATCCAAAAGCAAAGTCAGGATGGCAAACTTTTGACCCGTATTTTGTAAATCCAACGCCGGGAAGTCAGATCGTTGATTTAGCTGATCCAACAGGAGAGTATTATTGTAAAGATGCTAAGTGGCAGGAATTGGGGACATCGACTAATGACCACGAGCCAAATGGGGCGGTGAAAACCGCTGATGATATTATTGCCGATTCGCAATTACCGCATACAGATACGAGAACTTATGTCTGGTATCAAGTGGGTAAACTTGGTTTTACAGCTCCAACCGAGATCGATTTAGGAACTCGAAAGCCACCAGTTAATCATGAAAAATACGAAAGTGAACCGCAAAGTATCGATGTAACTGACAGCAGAAATCTTCGAACGAATAAACAATGGCAGGTGACAGTTGAAGCAACTGATTTGGTGAAATCAGATGATTCAACGAAGAAGATTGATGGAAATCCGCTATATATTAAAGATTCAGCGGGAGAACATCAGATAACATCAACGGCTGCAGAGCTCTATTCAGGTACGAGTACCGGTGTCGGTTATCAAGATGAGTGGAATAAACCTTGGAACTTAGTGTTTAAGTCCTCGCCAATGGCAATTCCAGCAACTGGAACTTATAAGGGGACAGTGACTTTCACCTTAGTTGAAACCACACCTTAA
- a CDS encoding DUF4811 domain-containing protein: MIIALLVMMTLVAYFGGVYVENRKVGNWIRFISDLLLVGIVALIITNNSYHFGMEQQVETSTTQISSASPQKQMPFLLYEPLGTAGKEQVYLYKTLASGKIKHTTPDLTTNKVVRTKLSPKLITNKKVWRYKNSFYRVMFSVSGNEGTRIKTTNTFYIPKNWMVLSTKEAKKLKDPKIQNKLKQEVKLKMISAMKNHPQMTKEQQQALIAQYQNQAIEKLVK, encoded by the coding sequence ATGATTATTGCCTTATTAGTTATGATGACGTTGGTTGCCTACTTTGGCGGCGTTTATGTCGAAAATCGAAAAGTTGGCAATTGGATTCGTTTTATCAGCGATCTGTTGTTAGTAGGAATTGTTGCTTTAATTATTACAAATAATTCATATCATTTTGGCATGGAGCAGCAAGTTGAAACTTCAACTACGCAAATAAGTTCTGCTTCACCGCAAAAACAAATGCCATTTTTGTTGTATGAACCACTGGGAACAGCAGGAAAAGAACAGGTTTATCTATATAAGACTTTGGCAAGTGGAAAAATTAAACATACCACTCCTGACTTAACGACTAATAAAGTTGTTAGAACAAAACTTAGTCCTAAATTGATAACTAATAAAAAAGTTTGGCGTTATAAAAACAGTTTCTATCGAGTAATGTTTAGTGTTTCTGGTAACGAGGGGACCCGAATAAAAACCACTAATACTTTTTATATTCCAAAAAACTGGATGGTTTTATCAACCAAAGAAGCCAAAAAACTTAAAGATCCTAAAATTCAAAATAAATTAAAGCAGGAAGTTAAACTAAAGATGATTTCAGCAATGAAAAATCATCCTCAAATGACAAAAGAACAGCAGCAAGCATTAATTGCTCAATATCAAAACCAAGCAATCGAGAAGCTTGTTAAATAG
- a CDS encoding GRP family sugar transporter — protein sequence MYLLLAVLPAIFWGINPLIIKKINGHTSNEMFGTGLGALITSIGAFLIVGNISGLTLLTFGLSFISGAAWAIGQLGQFMSFRTIGISKTMPISTGLQLTGTSIIGVIAFGEWTGVINKVIGFAAIIVLIIGVYVISKTGKQTKDQNIKDYLPLFITSIGYWVYSCIPKAINVNGLQLFSIQMLGTFTVAIIYSLYKNNQVVKQKQSWLNIIPGILYGLASLAYIFAARKVGVNTAFVIGQLNVVISTLGSIFILKEHQKGKDLVKTISGLALILIASCVTAFL from the coding sequence ATGTATTTATTATTAGCAGTATTGCCGGCGATTTTTTGGGGAATCAACCCGTTGATTATTAAGAAGATTAACGGTCATACATCAAATGAAATGTTTGGCACTGGTTTGGGAGCTTTAATTACTAGTATTGGAGCTTTTTTAATTGTGGGTAATATTAGCGGGTTAACTCTATTAACTTTTGGACTAAGCTTTATTTCAGGTGCTGCTTGGGCAATTGGTCAGTTAGGCCAATTTATGAGTTTTCGAACCATTGGAATTTCTAAAACAATGCCAATTTCGACTGGTTTACAGTTAACTGGAACGTCAATTATCGGAGTGATTGCCTTTGGGGAATGGACTGGAGTAATAAATAAGGTGATTGGATTTGCAGCAATTATTGTTTTAATCATAGGAGTTTATGTTATTTCTAAAACTGGAAAGCAAACCAAAGATCAAAATATTAAAGACTATTTGCCATTGTTTATAACTAGTATTGGATATTGGGTTTATAGCTGCATTCCAAAGGCAATTAATGTTAATGGGCTTCAGCTGTTTTCAATTCAAATGTTAGGAACATTTACGGTTGCCATTATCTATTCATTGTATAAAAATAATCAAGTGGTGAAACAAAAGCAGAGCTGGTTAAATATTATACCGGGAATTTTATATGGGTTAGCCTCGTTGGCTTATATTTTTGCAGCTCGTAAAGTAGGGGTTAACACAGCTTTTGTCATTGGACAGCTTAATGTTGTTATTTCCACTTTAGGAAGTATTTTTATTTTAAAAGAGCACCAAAAAGGAAAAGATTTAGTGAAAACTATCTCTGGATTAGCATTGATCTTGATTGCAAGCTGTGTGACCGCATTTTTATAA
- a CDS encoding CPBP family intramembrane glutamic endopeptidase has product MKNPIGLVLFLVLKFYPAGESVKLNSSLIFQALIFSPIIEEIICRKVILETLNDNGYLILGIAISLSIFVILHFEKTFLGNFFFILAGILLIWVQLKTKSLINAVLIHFLINLISILISRDIIKAIKLGDKP; this is encoded by the coding sequence TTGAAAAATCCGATTGGTCTTGTTTTATTTTTGGTTTTAAAGTTCTATCCTGCTGGTGAATCCGTTAAACTAAATTCATCATTAATTTTTCAAGCATTAATATTTTCACCCATCATTGAAGAAATTATTTGTCGAAAAGTGATTTTAGAAACTTTGAATGATAATGGATATTTGATCTTAGGAATTGCTATTAGCTTAAGCATTTTTGTTATTTTGCATTTTGAGAAAACATTTCTAGGTAATTTTTTTTTTATTCTTGCAGGAATTTTGCTGATATGGGTTCAACTTAAAACTAAAAGTCTGATTAATGCAGTTTTAATTCATTTTCTTATTAACTTAATTAGTATTTTAATCAGTCGTGATATTATAAAGGCAATTAAACTGGGAGATAAACCTTAA
- a CDS encoding MerR family transcriptional regulator, giving the protein MSYEIGEFAKKVNLTIDTLRYYEKEGLIKPQRAKNGHRQFLESDLKWVEFIKRLKLTGMPIKDIKKYAELRRKGNSTIDERMLLLGNQQKLLLGQQTEIQSHLDFLAQKIKMYQNMKNDLNKS; this is encoded by the coding sequence ATGAGTTATGAAATTGGAGAATTTGCGAAGAAAGTTAATTTGACGATTGATACTTTGAGGTATTATGAAAAGGAAGGTCTCATTAAACCGCAAAGAGCTAAAAATGGTCATCGACAATTTCTTGAATCAGATCTTAAATGGGTTGAATTTATTAAACGTTTAAAACTAACCGGCATGCCGATTAAAGATATAAAAAAGTATGCTGAATTAAGACGTAAGGGAAATTCAACTATTGATGAACGAATGCTTCTTTTAGGAAATCAGCAGAAACTTTTACTGGGGCAGCAAACAGAAATCCAAAGTCACTTAGATTTTTTGGCTCAAAAAATCAAAATGTATCAAAACATGAAGAATGATTTAAATAAGTCTTGA